GAGTGCAGGCAATGCGCGTCGTTGGATAGTTACGCACAAGCATGAATCGGACTGATTCCGGTAAAAGGAAGAACAGGAAAGGCAACAAGGCCAAGGGAAGAACGCCACCAGCGATCAAGACTGAGCGCCATCCCCAATGCGGAATCATCCAGCCAGCTGCGAATCCGACTATTGCCGAGCCAACGCCAAAGCCGATAAACATGATCGTGATCAGCAAGGAACGGCGACGTTCGGGCACATACTCGGATAGCAGCGTTGTCGTGTTAGGCATGGCCGCACCTAGGCCGATGCCTGTGAGGAAGCGCATGACAACCATTTGGGAAATGTCATGGGTAAAAGCGGTCAGGACTGTGCAGACTCCGAAAGCCAAGACAGATGCCAGTAAGACGGTCTTTCGTCCCAGGCGGTCTGATGAAGGACCCGCTGCAAGTGCTCCAATGACCAAGCCCACGGGGGCTGCGCTCATCACCAGTCCAAAGCCTGCTCGTGAAATTCCCCATTCTTGAATGATCGAAGGGGCAAGGAACCCCATGATTGCTACGTCGATACCGTCCGCTGCGACTATCAAAAAGCATAGCAACACCAACAGCCATTGCCGGCCTGTGATGTGTCGTTGATCAATAAAGGACTTGACGTCCACCGACATTGGCAAATTACTCACTTTTGTCTCCTGTGCACCGCCTGAACCGACGGTTTATGAGCAAGTAAGTTTATTGATTCCAATCGAAGTCAATTAAACTCAATTCTGGAAATCATTTGACGATTTATTGAATAAATAAAGACCTACATAGAGGTCAAAGAATGGACATAGTCACCCACGTTCAAACCTTTGTAGCGGTCGTGCGCTATGGGAACTTCTCCGAAGCTGCTCGGCATCTGGGGGTAGTCCCCTCTGTCATTGCCAAACGTGTGAGCCAGCTCGAGACAGAACTCAATACCAAGCTCTTTGAACGAACCACGAGGCGTGTCACAGTGACCGAACAAGGCGAGAAGCTCTACGCAAGGGCTACCAATGTCGTCGCAGAGTTCGAGGATCTGGTGCGTTCGGTTGAGCGAGATGAAGGCAAACCAGAAGGGCACTTGAAGGTGATGGCCCCGACAACTTTGACCATGACGGAGCTTGGACAAGTGTTCTGCGGATTCCTGCAAAAGAATCCCGGCATTACCTTGGAGCTGACTTTAGAAGATCGCTCCACCAATCCATCTGAAGGCGGCTTCGACATGGCCATCAGCGGACGAGCCGCCAGCTATGAAGGTGTCGTCGACGTACCGCTACGTCCAGTCAAGCCTCTACTGTGTGCTTCACCGTTTTATCTGCGTGCACACACGCAGATCAATCATCCACGAGACTTGGCTGACTGCGCTTGCCTGGTTTTTTCTGCGACAGGACGGAATTGGACTTTCCAAAGTAATAGAGGAACTCTATCCATTGACGTTCACCCTCGACTTATGGCGGATGACAATCGCACGCTTTTGCAAGCTGCAGTCGCGGGACTTGGGGTGGCGCTGCTCCCTACCTACATCGCGTCTGAGGCAATCGCGGCCGGTGAGCTGGAGATCCTACTGCCAGGCTACGCGCCGCAGGAAAACTGGTTTAAGGCCTATGTTCCTCGACGGCGGATGGGCGTGCAGCGGGTTAAAGCGTTGCTAACGTATCTTCAGGATTACTGGGTGACCTAGTTATTCAATTTGAGCCCTGTGCACATGATCGACGAGCCGCACGATCAAGTCGCTGACTCTGCAGGTTAATCTGTCAATTAAGGCTGGCGACATTCAGCAATCGCTGTTGACGATTGATGTCACCCAGATACTGCAACATGAATGACTCTGATTAGCTGTGGATTCAACCGATGGATGCAACACATTCGTTAAACATCTCAGCCGGGGTTCTGTACCCCAAGGTCTTCCTGGGCCGCTCGTTTAATTTTCTCGCAATCGCATCCAATTCATCTTGCGAGTAGCCAGAGATGTCGATGCCCTTGGGCAGGTACTGCCTCAGTAGCCCATTGGTGTTCTCGTTCGTTCCGCGCTGCCATGGGTTTTGTGGATCGCAGAAGTAGACCTGGATGTCGGTGGCCACAGTGAATCGTTTGTGCCCCGCCATTTCCGATCCTCGATCCCAGGTCAAGGAACGATAGAGCTCTTGTGGCAAGGTCTGCGCATGCTTGGCCAGCGCCGCCGCCACGGTGTACGAGTCCTTGTCCACTAGTTTGACCAACATTACGTAGCGGGTGTGCCGCTCTACTAGCGTTGCCACCTGGCTGTAGGCATCGCCAAACAACAGATCGCCCTCCCAATGGCCCGGCACTGCCCGATCCTCTATGCAGGCTGGGCGCTCGCTAATGGGCACTGCATCGACGATTCGGCCATGGATCGGCGTCTTCTGGGTGTAATGGCGTGAGCGACGCATTCCTCTGGTGCGCCGCAAATGCTCCAGAAGCTCTTTCTTCAAGGCTCCGCGTGTTTGGACGAAGAGCGTGCGATAGATGGCTTCGTGAGACACCTGCATATCCTTTGCGCCCGGGTAAGTTCGTTTGAGCCACCCTGCTATTTGCTCGGGCGACCATTGACTCTGCAATTTACCCGCCACGATCTGTGCCAGCGCAGGATTGCAGGCCAACTTGCACATCTTTGGGCGGTGCGCTCGCTGCCAGGCTGCCTCATCTGCATTTGTAGCTCGGTAGCAAGTCTTGCCGCCATTGCGTAGGAGTTCTCGGCTGATGGTGGATGCTGCTCGTTTCAAGCGCCTGGCAACGCAGCGGATGGATTCACCTGCGGCCAACGCCCTGGAGATTTCTTCTCGCTCAGAAATGGTCAATGCCCAGCGAGACCGACGCCTCGCTGGTGGCCGGATGCCCCCCGTCGCACTCAAGATGGTGTGAATGGACGAGTGTGGTCGGTCAAACAGCTTGCCGATCTCGTGCAGGGTATCGCCCGCTTTCCAGCGATCCCACATCAGGGCCTTCTGAGCTTCGGTGTAGTAAAACCGCGGTCTTTGCTTCATGCCAACACTCCATCCGCCAGAGGCAGTCATTGTGTTGCATTGACCAGTTGAATTCACAGCCTGAAGCAGTCGCTGGCGGAAACACATCAGAGGACGGCTCCTGGCCGCTAGCAGGCATCTGGAACAAGGCCGGGCCAGCATCGAATACGCCGACCGGCAGACGCCTCTTGCTGGGTCCCCGCCAGCCACTGATCCAGATCCTCCATCTCGATCGGGATCACGCTGCGCTTGTCCTGCTGGTCAGTCGGCAGCCTGGGGTCTGGCTTGTGCATGCGGCTCATCAGGGGATGCGAGTCGGCATTGATGGTCAGAATGGTGTAGCCCTCCGCCAGCGCACCGGGCGTCAGATCCTTCCAGCGATTCCACAACTCGGCCAGCCCACACGGTGCGCCATCGCGCCTGGCGAAATCTACACCACATGTTTTACCTGCCCCTAGCTCGGCTCATCGAGCGCCCAACCCAGGGGACTCAAAATCCCCCGCTGCAAGGCGTGCCGGGTCGATTCCGGTTCGGGGCACCAAAGAAATAATGCTATAACTTTTAAAGACTTTCCGGGAAATGTTCCGGCATGTGTTCCGGTTTTAGCAAAAAGATTGCCTGCACGATGACTCATCTTGCAGGCAACCTTTTTCCAGCACCCAAAGTTCGAGACTGCAGACACCCAGGCACCATTGATCATGCGTTGGTAAGCCGCTGCTCGAAGTGCCGACGAGGTTCTTTTAAGACTCTCAAAAGTCGCACCGACACAAAGCCTATCCCTTACCTACTTGTTCTCAACCGGTGCCTCAGAATTCAGGACTGGCGCAACTGTTTCGGACCCTGTAGCTTTGCGCTGAGCCTTCTCAGCCTTCTTTTTCCTCTTCTCGAGCTCCCGCTGCCTTTTTTCGAATTGGTAGTTGGGTTTTGGCATCAGGCGATTCCTTAGTGGTTTAAGTTACCCACCATAACCGATGCACCGTCCTGGGGGGTCTTCATTCGCCCGGAAGTGTTTTTGTTTTGCTTCCAGCTCAGCTCAATGGCCTACAAGCCGTAGCTACTGCCCCGGCAGATGTTGTGCGCTCCCCTGCGCTTTTTTTAGTGCCGTGCGCAGGTTCACACCGACATGAAGCGGTCAGCCGCAGGCAAATTCGGCCTGACAACCATTGACCGAAAATGCCAGTTCGTCACTTAGCAAGGAACCTGCCGTCCGGCGCCGCCCGTGAACGGGTCCTGAACCGGGTCAGTCAAGGCGACCCAGGGTGGGGGCTGGGCATTGGCAAGACCAGGGCCAGTGACTCGACCGACTACTTCGGATTGAATTCGATGCGCGGCAATGACTTTCCGCGTTCGGAAGCGATCAGCATATCGTCCGCCTGTTGCCGGTCGGCCGAGCAGAACGAGGTCATCATGTGATGACGCTGAGTACTTATGCCGCTGCAGTGGGAAGCTTCGCAATAGACCCGTGCAGGGCTGTCCCACCGAGCCGGTTCCGCCTCGTTAGCTCGGGCGATAAAGGCGGTCATCACACGCAAGGCGGTTTTCTCACTTTCGTCCGCATTCAACTCGAAGACGTTTGACCGCACACCCTTGTCGAAGAAGTCCTGCGTCGTTTGCACGTGCATATGGCAAAAACGCTTGACGACAGGCGGCGGCACGATCTTGGCAGCGAAGGCATAGGTCCGTCCGACCGGCAGCGCTGGCGTATCGCTGCGGATCGGGCCGACTGGAAGGTCCAGGTCGCGGCCGCCCCGCAGAATACGCAGCATGACCGTCTGGCCGTCAGGCACCTGCCCGAGAATGGTGGCCAGATCGTTCAGGTCGCGCACCGGCTGGTCGAGCGCCTGCAGAATGACGTCTCCGCTGCGGATACCCGACTCCTCAGCTGCTTTGCCGGGTACGGTGTTCGTTACCATGACTCCATCGGTCGAAGCGGCGCTCAGCGCCTGCTGCAGCGCAGGGGTCAGCTTCGTGACTTGCGCGCCAATCAGCCCGCGCGGTAGCGGGCGCGCGGGGCCGGACGGAGTCAGTGCCGGCATAGCCACAGGTACAGGCACCTGCACGCTTGCCGACAAGGTGATCGAGATGTTCAGCAATGC
This DNA window, taken from Comamonas testosteroni TK102, encodes the following:
- a CDS encoding LysR family transcriptional regulator encodes the protein MDIVTHVQTFVAVVRYGNFSEAARHLGVVPSVIAKRVSQLETELNTKLFERTTRRVTVTEQGEKLYARATNVVAEFEDLVRSVERDEGKPEGHLKVMAPTTLTMTELGQVFCGFLQKNPGITLELTLEDRSTNPSEGGFDMAISGRAASYEGVVDVPLRPVKPLLCASPFYLRAHTQINHPRDLADCACLVFSATGRNWTFQSNRGTLSIDVHPRLMADDNRTLLQAAVAGLGVALLPTYIASEAIAAGELEILLPGYAPQENWFKAYVPRRRMGVQRVKALLTYLQDYWVT
- a CDS encoding IS30 family transposase, translating into MKQRPRFYYTEAQKALMWDRWKAGDTLHEIGKLFDRPHSSIHTILSATGGIRPPARRRSRWALTISEREEISRALAAGESIRCVARRLKRAASTISRELLRNGGKTCYRATNADEAAWQRAHRPKMCKLACNPALAQIVAGKLQSQWSPEQIAGWLKRTYPGAKDMQVSHEAIYRTLFVQTRGALKKELLEHLRRTRGMRRSRHYTQKTPIHGRIVDAVPISERPACIEDRAVPGHWEGDLLFGDAYSQVATLVERHTRYVMLVKLVDKDSYTVAAALAKHAQTLPQELYRSLTWDRGSEMAGHKRFTVATDIQVYFCDPQNPWQRGTNENTNGLLRQYLPKGIDISGYSQDELDAIARKLNERPRKTLGYRTPAEMFNECVASIG